In a genomic window of Paracoccaceae bacterium:
- a CDS encoding D-alanyl-D-alanine carboxypeptidase family protein: MKARRPMPARYGLFLLAALWLLVVLPLSTAAAPYAAYVMDARSGKVLHSRNADTRLHPASLTKMMTLYIAFQAVERGEISLDTKVKISRHAASEPPSKLGLKSGQRIAFRYLIRAAAVKSANDAATAIGEALEGSEAAFARRMTRTAKALGMSRTTFKNAHGLTESGHMSTARDMSILGRHVLYDYPEYYNLFSRRSTHAGVREVANTNRRLLGAYRGADGIKTGYTRAAGFNLVASAERGNERIIATVFGGTSTRARNARVAELLDMGFKRAPARVALQKPKKPAYTPGGRATTLASSPPRKSLRPRVRPVADVGSVLASLGEEIKEASEADTVSQASTSGVLSSDINSALIEAQTTPVATPQPAASTSGIDASTIRPVLRPADLISSVSEEPALQNEVVTRLSTSGGHQWGVNVGRFPSRYKAERALVTTALAEMTTLEGTLRKVVKKPSGFDANFLGMTRDSADLACRRLAARNINCLMVGPS, encoded by the coding sequence ATGAAGGCTCGGCGCCCAATGCCGGCCCGTTACGGGCTATTTTTACTTGCAGCTTTATGGTTGTTGGTTGTTCTTCCGCTCAGTACGGCGGCGGCACCATATGCGGCCTATGTGATGGATGCCCGATCGGGTAAGGTGCTGCATTCCAGAAACGCAGACACACGCTTGCACCCTGCGTCCTTGACCAAAATGATGACTCTTTACATTGCTTTTCAGGCGGTGGAACGCGGGGAGATATCGCTCGACACAAAAGTGAAAATCTCGCGCCACGCCGCTTCGGAACCGCCATCGAAACTGGGTTTGAAATCGGGCCAGCGTATTGCGTTTCGTTACCTGATCCGCGCCGCCGCGGTGAAATCTGCCAATGATGCTGCCACCGCCATTGGCGAAGCACTGGAGGGGTCAGAGGCCGCCTTTGCACGCCGTATGACAAGAACCGCCAAAGCACTGGGTATGAGCCGAACGACTTTTAAGAACGCGCATGGGCTGACGGAATCTGGCCATATGTCAACAGCGCGCGATATGTCCATCCTTGGGCGGCATGTGCTCTATGACTACCCTGAATATTACAACCTGTTTTCGCGCCGCTCGACGCATGCGGGGGTGCGTGAAGTGGCAAACACCAATCGTCGTCTTCTTGGTGCGTACAGGGGCGCTGATGGCATCAAAACCGGATACACCCGAGCAGCAGGATTTAACCTAGTCGCCTCCGCAGAGCGTGGCAACGAGCGCATCATTGCCACCGTATTTGGCGGCACATCAACCCGGGCGCGCAATGCACGTGTAGCCGAACTCCTGGATATGGGATTTAAACGCGCACCAGCACGCGTCGCTTTGCAAAAGCCAAAAAAACCTGCCTATACGCCCGGTGGGCGCGCAACCACCCTCGCGAGCAGCCCGCCCCGCAAAAGTTTGCGCCCGCGTGTCAGGCCGGTCGCTGATGTGGGCAGCGTTCTGGCCTCTTTAGGTGAAGAAATCAAAGAGGCGTCAGAGGCAGACACTGTATCACAGGCCAGCACGAGCGGCGTTCTGTCCTCAGATATCAACAGCGCCTTGATCGAAGCGCAAACTACGCCCGTAGCAACGCCTCAACCTGCAGCCTCCACTTCCGGGATAGACGCATCAACAATCCGCCCCGTTTTACGCCCAGCCGATCTGATTTCGTCTGTCTCAGAGGAGCCGGCATTGCAAAACGAGGTTGTGACACGTCTGTCGACCTCCGGAGGACATCAATGGGGTGTAAATGTTGGCCGTTTTCCCAGCCGTTACAAAGCAGAGCGAGCATTAGTGACCACAGCACTGGCTGAAATGACCACACTGGAAGGCACGCTGCGCAAAGTTGTGAAAAAACCGTCGGGCTTTGATGCCAATTTCCTTGGTATGACGCGCGACAGCGCGGATTTGGCGTGCCGACGTCTTGCTGCTCGAAACATCAACTGCCTGATGGTTGGCCCTTCTTGA
- a CDS encoding HAD family hydrolase: MATKLTTIGFDADDTLWHNERFFQMTQAHFAELLAEFAEPANLMDRLLQAEKRNLGHYGYGVKGFTLSMIETAIEVTDGRVGASVIAEILDAGRDMLQHPVDLLPHAQQAVELARQTHSIVLITKGDLLDQERKLAQSGLGDLFHGVEIVSDKTPQTYADIFARHGKGAETGLMIGNSMRSDVLPMIDAGGWGVFVPHAQEWELEKATPPKTNDRFRTLPNLSGLSKLIAKIETS, encoded by the coding sequence ATGGCAACCAAGCTCACAACGATTGGTTTTGATGCGGATGATACGCTGTGGCACAACGAACGTTTTTTTCAGATGACGCAAGCACATTTTGCTGAGCTTCTCGCGGAATTTGCCGAGCCTGCGAATCTGATGGATCGGTTGTTGCAGGCCGAAAAAAGGAACCTTGGACACTATGGTTATGGTGTGAAGGGTTTTACCCTTTCTATGATCGAAACTGCAATTGAGGTCACCGACGGCCGGGTTGGGGCCTCCGTAATTGCTGAAATACTGGATGCCGGGCGCGATATGTTGCAACACCCGGTGGACTTGTTGCCGCATGCGCAACAGGCCGTGGAACTGGCGCGTCAGACACATTCGATTGTCCTGATCACAAAGGGCGATTTACTCGATCAAGAACGAAAATTGGCACAATCCGGCCTTGGAGATCTGTTTCACGGTGTAGAAATCGTTTCTGATAAAACGCCACAAACCTACGCCGACATCTTTGCGCGCCATGGAAAGGGCGCTGAAACAGGGCTGATGATTGGTAATTCGATGCGTTCAGATGTGCTCCCAATGATTGATGCTGGTGGATGGGGCGTATTTGTGCCGCACGCGCAGGAATGGGAACTGGAAAAAGCCACGCCGCCCAAAACAAACGATCGATTTCGTACTTTGCCCAATCTGAGCGGGTTGTCCAAGCTGATCGCCAAAATTGAAACCAGTTGA
- the clpS gene encoding ATP-dependent Clp protease adapter ClpS has translation MHRDMFMMADRPDDEGDTSILTATKPKTKRPPLYKVLLLNDDFTPMEFVVHVLERFFGLNHAQAFEIMLTVHKKGVAVVGVFSHEIAETKVAQVMDFARRHQHPLQCTMEKEE, from the coding sequence ATGCACCGCGACATGTTCATGATGGCAGACCGACCAGACGATGAGGGTGACACCTCTATTCTGACGGCGACCAAACCCAAGACAAAGCGACCGCCGCTTTACAAGGTCCTGTTGCTCAATGACGACTTCACGCCGATGGAGTTTGTCGTACACGTACTGGAACGGTTTTTTGGCCTCAATCACGCGCAGGCCTTTGAAATCATGTTAACCGTGCACAAAAAGGGTGTGGCTGTTGTGGGCGTGTTCAGTCATGAGATCGCAGAAACAAAAGTCGCACAGGTGATGGACTTTGCACGTCGCCATCAGCATCCGCTGCAATGTACCATGGAAAAAGAAGAATAA
- a CDS encoding class I SAM-dependent methyltransferase, with amino-acid sequence MIDARLSLALEGGGLTWPDEGRIAVFQPAISSALNGIPKNRAQVIQGFKPDHDAWLTRGYACSVAPEGRYGAAVIALPRAKVEARAIIASALHYVDGPIVIDGLKTEGVDSILRDMRKRCSIGGPISKAHGKMFWINAIPSEVFDDWVAGPVLTEGGFWTGPGVFSADAVDPASALLVDALPEKLGQRIADVGAGWGFLSAHLLTRSDIEEVHLIEAGHMALECARRNVTDARARFHWADATTWRPEAKLDAVIMNPPFHTSRVADPKLGQNFVRAASQMLHAQGQLWMVANRHLPYEATLTKLFAKVAEIGADRRFKLFHASRPLRKRA; translated from the coding sequence GTGATCGACGCCCGCCTGTCGTTGGCCCTTGAAGGGGGTGGTTTGACGTGGCCGGATGAAGGGCGCATTGCAGTATTCCAACCTGCCATTTCCTCCGCGCTGAATGGAATTCCCAAAAACCGCGCGCAGGTAATCCAAGGTTTCAAACCTGATCACGACGCCTGGCTGACGCGTGGGTATGCGTGTTCTGTAGCGCCTGAGGGACGCTACGGCGCTGCGGTCATCGCCTTGCCGCGTGCCAAAGTTGAAGCCCGTGCCATCATTGCGTCGGCGCTGCACTATGTGGACGGACCAATTGTGATCGACGGTTTGAAAACCGAAGGCGTCGACAGTATTCTGCGCGACATGCGCAAGCGCTGCAGCATTGGCGGCCCGATTTCCAAAGCACATGGCAAAATGTTCTGGATCAACGCGATCCCCTCTGAGGTTTTTGATGATTGGGTGGCCGGGCCTGTTTTGACGGAGGGCGGTTTCTGGACAGGTCCCGGTGTTTTCTCTGCGGATGCAGTGGATCCGGCCTCTGCGCTCCTGGTGGACGCATTGCCTGAAAAACTGGGCCAAAGGATTGCAGATGTGGGCGCCGGGTGGGGTTTTTTGTCAGCGCACTTGCTCACCCGCTCCGATATTGAAGAGGTGCATCTGATCGAAGCGGGACATATGGCTCTGGAATGCGCGCGCCGCAATGTAACGGACGCGCGTGCTCGGTTTCACTGGGCAGATGCCACCACATGGCGGCCTGAGGCAAAACTGGACGCTGTCATAATGAACCCGCCGTTTCACACGTCACGGGTCGCGGATCCGAAACTGGGTCAGAACTTCGTGCGCGCCGCATCGCAAATGTTACACGCCCAGGGGCAATTGTGGATGGTTGCCAATCGCCATCTGCCCTATGAGGCGACGTTGACGAAACTCTTCGCAAAAGTGGCAGAGATCGGTGCGGATCGGAGATTCAAACTCTTTCACGCCAGTCGACCGCTTCGCAAACGGGCCTGA
- a CDS encoding SDR family oxidoreductase, which yields MSFSINGKTAIVTGAANGIGLAIARQFADRGANVMCADMDEKKLSEEWGDQSEDSNLRYFAGDLRQRLTIANLVSATIDAFERVDILVNASRQVMPTEALNVEDTSVAVLLEQNLMTSLHLSQQVAKRMIKQGADQAEGQLGSIINLSSIVSKHTRPELMGYSIATAALDQMTRSLALALAPERIRVNAVAFGSVMSASLQSSVVENSEWREDIRTHTPLGRIAGPTEIADSVQFLAADSAGFMTGEIITVDGGRSLLDVVAAPAH from the coding sequence ATGTCATTTTCAATAAACGGCAAGACTGCGATTGTCACAGGGGCTGCAAACGGTATCGGCCTTGCCATCGCGCGTCAATTTGCGGATCGCGGCGCTAATGTGATGTGCGCGGATATGGATGAAAAGAAGCTCTCCGAGGAATGGGGTGATCAAAGCGAAGACAGCAACCTGCGTTACTTTGCAGGAGACCTTCGGCAACGGCTGACAATTGCGAATCTGGTGTCTGCAACGATCGATGCATTCGAGCGCGTTGACATCTTGGTCAATGCATCGCGCCAGGTCATGCCGACGGAGGCCTTGAATGTCGAAGACACTTCAGTGGCAGTGTTGTTGGAACAAAATCTAATGACATCGCTTCATCTCTCTCAGCAAGTGGCAAAACGCATGATAAAACAAGGCGCTGATCAAGCTGAAGGTCAGCTCGGGTCGATCATAAATCTCAGCTCGATTGTATCAAAACACACGCGCCCGGAGTTGATGGGATACTCCATTGCAACCGCTGCTTTGGATCAGATGACCCGTTCTTTGGCGCTGGCTCTGGCGCCCGAGCGCATCCGTGTGAACGCTGTGGCATTCGGATCTGTGATGAGCGCTTCGTTGCAATCCTCGGTCGTAGAAAACAGCGAGTGGCGCGAAGATATTCGGACCCACACGCCGCTTGGTCGCATCGCCGGGCCAACCGAAATTGCGGATTCAGTGCAGTTTCTGGCGGCGGACAGCGCCGGGTTCATGACGGGTGAAATCATCACGGTGGATGGGGGGCGCAGCCTGCTGGACGTTGTCGCGGCACCTGCGCATTAA
- the hemF gene encoding oxygen-dependent coproporphyrinogen oxidase, translating to MTDSFETEKTKASAWFRTLRDEIVTAFEGLEQDHATGPLSEAAPGAFEVSETQRSSDDGSDAGGGLMSVMRGGRVFEKVGVNVSTVYGTLGERAQMAMAARKGIPGMKDDPRFWASGISLVAHMQNPHAPAVHMNTRMFWTPHAWWFGGGSDLNPCIEYAEDTAHFHATQKQHLDPHGADFYPRLKDWADEYFFIPHRNRARGVGGIFMDDHCTGDWQADFKLTQDIGRAFLPAYLPLVQKRRVRDWSDADKDAQLVHRGLYAEYNLVYDRGTKFGLETGHDANAVLMSLPPLAKWI from the coding sequence ATGACTGATAGTTTTGAGACCGAAAAGACGAAAGCATCTGCGTGGTTTCGCACCTTGCGTGATGAGATCGTGACTGCCTTTGAAGGGTTGGAGCAGGATCACGCCACAGGGCCGCTTTCTGAGGCCGCACCGGGCGCGTTTGAGGTGTCTGAGACACAGCGCAGCAGCGATGATGGTTCTGATGCTGGCGGCGGGCTTATGAGCGTCATGCGAGGCGGGCGTGTTTTCGAAAAAGTTGGCGTCAACGTATCGACCGTTTACGGAACACTTGGTGAGCGCGCGCAAATGGCGATGGCCGCGCGCAAAGGTATCCCCGGGATGAAAGACGACCCGCGATTCTGGGCATCTGGCATCAGCCTTGTGGCCCACATGCAAAACCCACATGCCCCTGCGGTTCACATGAACACACGTATGTTTTGGACCCCGCATGCGTGGTGGTTCGGTGGCGGGTCCGATTTGAATCCCTGTATCGAATACGCTGAAGACACGGCGCATTTTCACGCGACGCAAAAACAACACCTCGACCCGCATGGCGCTGATTTTTATCCCCGTTTGAAAGATTGGGCGGATGAGTATTTCTTTATCCCACATCGCAATCGTGCCCGCGGTGTGGGTGGAATTTTCATGGATGACCACTGTACCGGCGATTGGCAGGCGGATTTCAAACTAACGCAGGATATTGGTCGGGCTTTTCTGCCCGCCTATCTGCCTCTTGTCCAAAAACGTCGTGTGCGGGATTGGTCAGATGCGGACAAGGATGCACAACTTGTGCACCGCGGGCTCTATGCTGAATACAATCTGGTTTATGACCGGGGCACTAAATTCGGCCTCGAGACAGGGCATGATGCCAATGCCGTGCTGATGAGCCTACCACCCCTCGCAAAGTGGATCTGA
- the hemC gene encoding hydroxymethylbilane synthase has translation MTVTLPTPDSPLNIGTRGSPLALAQAYETRKRLSEAFDIEEDCFKIVIIKVTGDAIQDRPLKEIGGKGLFTREIEEDLLSGKIDIAVHSMKDMPTLQPDGLILDTYLPREDVRDAFVSPTLTGIKNLAQGAVVGTSSLRRKAQLLNRRPDLEVVEFRGNVQTRLKKLSEGVAECTFLAAAGLNRLGMHDVPARPIDPDEMLPAVAQGAIGIERRISDDNTAEMLMAIHHVETGQRLAAERNFLLTLDGSCETPIAGLAELDGDTLTLRGEVLRPDGSQAISGMRRGTIADGTAMGKDLADELLSRAGSGFFDWHTG, from the coding sequence ATGACAGTAACGCTCCCCACTCCCGACTCCCCGCTGAATATCGGCACCCGAGGTTCCCCGCTAGCGCTTGCGCAGGCCTATGAAACCCGCAAAAGACTCTCAGAAGCCTTTGATATTGAAGAGGATTGCTTTAAAATAGTGATCATCAAAGTCACCGGGGATGCCATTCAGGATCGCCCCCTCAAAGAGATCGGCGGCAAGGGGCTTTTTACCCGTGAAATCGAAGAGGATTTGCTGTCAGGGAAAATTGACATTGCCGTGCATTCCATGAAGGACATGCCGACTTTGCAGCCGGATGGGTTGATCCTTGATACCTATCTGCCCCGCGAGGATGTGCGCGATGCGTTTGTGTCACCAACCTTAACGGGTATCAAGAACCTGGCGCAGGGTGCCGTTGTTGGCACCTCCAGTTTGCGGCGCAAAGCGCAATTGCTGAACCGCAGGCCGGATCTTGAGGTCGTCGAGTTTCGCGGTAATGTGCAGACGCGATTGAAGAAGCTGAGTGAGGGTGTCGCAGAATGCACCTTTCTTGCAGCTGCAGGTCTAAACCGCTTGGGAATGCACGATGTGCCCGCCAGGCCGATTGATCCGGATGAAATGTTGCCTGCCGTCGCGCAGGGGGCGATTGGTATTGAGCGCCGTATCTCGGACGACAATACCGCCGAAATGCTTATGGCGATTCATCACGTTGAAACAGGGCAGCGCTTGGCCGCAGAACGTAATTTTTTGCTGACATTGGACGGGTCCTGTGAAACGCCCATCGCTGGTCTGGCTGAGCTTGACGGCGACACCCTGACCCTGCGCGGCGAAGTGCTGCGCCCGGATGGATCCCAAGCCATTAGCGGCATGCGCAGAGGCACCATCGCCGACGGCACCGCGATGGGTAAGGACCTCGCCGACGAGTTGCTGTCGCGCGCCGGATCGGGGTTCTTTGACTGGCATACCGGGTGA
- the hemE gene encoding uroporphyrinogen decarboxylase has protein sequence MAPTKTILRALAGETQATPPIWMMRQAGRYLPEYKATRAQAGDFLSLCYNPELAAEVTLQPIRRYGFDAAILFADILLLPQALGADLWFVTGEGPRLSTIQTQADFDKLGPVSDIHETLNPIYETVRILRRELPSETTLIGFAGAPWTVATYMIAGRGTPDQGPAHALREENNALFEALLARITAGTIDYMAAQIEAGAEVVKIFDSWAGSLKGEAFQKYALEPTREITAALKDRYPHIPIIGFPREAGDNYIGFAKATGVDCVALDNSISADWAAANVQVDGCVQGNLASSHMVTGGQALVDETRAIVKAFSNGPHIFNLGHGITPDADPDNVQRMIDAVRTL, from the coding sequence ATGGCCCCGACAAAAACGATCCTGCGCGCCCTTGCCGGCGAGACACAAGCAACCCCACCGATCTGGATGATGCGCCAGGCGGGACGTTATTTACCCGAATACAAGGCGACGCGCGCACAGGCCGGGGATTTTCTGTCGCTGTGTTACAATCCGGAACTCGCGGCCGAAGTGACACTGCAGCCGATCCGTCGATACGGCTTTGATGCGGCAATCCTGTTTGCGGATATTTTGCTCTTGCCGCAGGCTCTGGGCGCGGACCTTTGGTTTGTGACAGGCGAGGGCCCCCGGTTGTCCACGATCCAGACCCAAGCGGATTTTGACAAGCTCGGTCCGGTATCCGACATTCACGAAACACTGAACCCGATTTATGAAACCGTTCGTATTTTGCGCCGTGAATTGCCCTCTGAAACCACTTTGATCGGATTTGCCGGGGCACCATGGACCGTGGCCACTTATATGATCGCCGGGCGTGGCACGCCCGATCAGGGTCCGGCGCATGCGCTGCGCGAAGAAAATAACGCACTCTTCGAGGCTTTGCTGGCACGGATTACCGCCGGGACCATCGACTATATGGCTGCACAGATTGAAGCTGGTGCAGAGGTCGTCAAGATTTTTGACAGCTGGGCCGGATCTCTCAAGGGAGAGGCATTTCAGAAATACGCGCTGGAACCTACACGGGAAATTACCGCAGCCTTGAAGGACCGCTATCCGCATATCCCAATCATTGGTTTCCCGCGCGAGGCGGGTGACAATTACATCGGTTTTGCTAAAGCAACAGGTGTTGATTGCGTTGCGTTGGATAACTCCATAAGCGCCGATTGGGCTGCGGCCAATGTACAGGTTGATGGCTGTGTGCAGGGAAACCTTGCCAGCAGCCATATGGTCACCGGGGGCCAGGCATTGGTGGATGAGACCCGCGCGATTGTGAAAGCCTTTTCAAACGGCCCGCATATTTTCAATCTGGGCCACGGCATCACACCGGATGCGGACCCGGACAATGTGCAGCGCATGATTGACGCGGTGCGCACGCTTTAA
- a CDS encoding TRAP transporter substrate-binding protein, whose protein sequence is MKISRKSFLNTAASAALVCGFGATSAMAQDVTLRMHQFLPPQANVPKLVLDVWADSVEEDSGGRIKVERYPSMQLGGKPPELMDQAIDGVADIVWTVVGYTPGRFPSTEVFELPFMMTNARAASRAYWEMFETHMKDTEFKDVHILGTWVHGPGLIHANKEVRAPSDMEGLKIRGGSRLANALLEKVGATPVGMPVPAVPEGLSKGVIDGTTIPWEVTAALKIPELVGNHTEFTGNALYVLTFVLAMNKDRYESLPADLQKVIDDNSGLEFSVFAGGTQADSDGPARAAAVERGNNIVTLNAEETAEWRAVAEPIYAEWVTEMNDKGIDGQALIDEARMLIDKYTE, encoded by the coding sequence ATGAAAATCTCACGGAAATCATTTTTGAACACAGCCGCAAGCGCGGCATTGGTATGCGGATTTGGCGCAACCTCTGCTATGGCGCAGGATGTCACGCTGCGCATGCATCAGTTCCTGCCGCCGCAGGCGAATGTGCCAAAGCTGGTGTTGGACGTTTGGGCGGACAGCGTTGAAGAAGACAGCGGTGGGCGCATCAAGGTGGAGCGTTACCCGTCAATGCAGCTTGGTGGTAAACCACCGGAACTGATGGATCAGGCGATTGACGGCGTTGCTGATATCGTTTGGACGGTGGTTGGCTATACACCGGGGCGTTTTCCGTCGACCGAAGTATTTGAGTTGCCATTCATGATGACGAACGCCCGGGCCGCATCGCGCGCCTATTGGGAAATGTTCGAAACGCACATGAAGGATACGGAATTCAAGGATGTACACATCCTGGGCACATGGGTGCATGGTCCGGGGCTTATTCACGCCAATAAGGAAGTTCGGGCACCCTCCGATATGGAAGGTCTGAAAATCCGTGGCGGGTCGCGCCTGGCCAATGCGCTGTTGGAAAAAGTAGGTGCCACGCCGGTCGGCATGCCCGTTCCCGCCGTGCCTGAAGGTCTGTCCAAAGGGGTGATAGATGGCACGACAATCCCGTGGGAAGTCACAGCCGCGCTTAAAATTCCGGAGCTTGTTGGCAACCACACTGAGTTTACAGGTAATGCGCTGTATGTGCTGACTTTCGTTCTGGCCATGAACAAGGATCGCTATGAAAGCCTGCCTGCCGATTTGCAAAAGGTGATCGACGATAACTCCGGTCTGGAGTTCTCGGTTTTCGCGGGCGGCACACAGGCAGACAGTGATGGTCCTGCCCGCGCCGCGGCCGTAGAACGCGGCAACAACATCGTGACGTTGAACGCTGAAGAAACAGCCGAATGGCGCGCGGTTGCCGAACCGATCTATGCGGAATGGGTGACAGAAATGAATGACAAGGGCATTGACGGTCAGGCTTTGATTGACGAGGCCCGTATGTTGATCGACAAATACACTGAATAG
- a CDS encoding TRAP transporter small permease — protein sequence MHRAIKRLAHVTAMIGGLVLVGIILLTTVSIIGRTLNKMLHSDNAERWFAEFSQTLLDLGIGEVNGSYELLEAGVAFAIFSFFPICQLYGAHATVDIFTSKLPGRLNRAIVAFWEIVLAAVLILISWRLYEGMQRYIGNGETTFFLQFPVWWAYSASFAASVVTCIVAVYCAAMRVGESLSGRVLLPTA from the coding sequence ATGCACCGAGCGATAAAACGACTGGCCCATGTAACGGCGATGATCGGCGGACTGGTACTGGTCGGCATTATCCTTTTGACAACGGTGTCAATCATCGGGCGGACGCTGAACAAAATGCTGCATTCTGACAACGCAGAGCGTTGGTTTGCGGAATTTTCTCAAACGCTGCTGGATCTTGGCATCGGAGAAGTAAACGGTAGCTATGAATTGCTTGAGGCAGGCGTCGCTTTCGCAATCTTTTCGTTTTTTCCAATCTGCCAACTGTACGGTGCCCATGCCACGGTGGATATTTTCACATCCAAACTGCCGGGACGGTTGAACCGGGCCATTGTCGCCTTCTGGGAGATTGTTTTGGCCGCTGTGCTGATCCTGATCAGTTGGCGCCTGTATGAGGGGATGCAACGCTACATCGGTAACGGGGAAACGACGTTTTTCCTGCAATTTCCGGTGTGGTGGGCCTATTCGGCCAGCTTTGCAGCCTCGGTCGTGACATGCATCGTTGCTGTGTACTGCGCAGCGATGCGCGTTGGTGAAAGCCTTTCGGGGCGTGTTTTGTTGCCAACGGCGTAA
- a CDS encoding TRAP transporter large permease has protein sequence MSNLELGFWSFPILLIMVFMRAPIGLAMLLCGFAGWYFAMGGNPNVLLNKLKSETYSQFSSYSLSIIPMFLLMGQFATLSGMSTALFKAAESFLGHRRGGVAMASVGACAGFGAICGSSLATAATMSKVALPELRRYGYSGGFSTATLAAGGTLGILIPPSVILVIYAILTEQNIAKLFLAAFIPGILAALGYMLTISLYVRLYPKSAGTRAPQPMSERWAALGKTWPVLMIFGLVVGGIYLGWFTPTEGSAIGAAGTGLVALLSGSLNWTVFRDSLFGTARTTAMIFFIVLGAGFYNSFLALSGVPQFMADWVLTQGFSPWFVLSIILVFYLIFGCLMDSLSMILLTVPIFFPVISAMDFGMSPEHVAIWFGILVLIVVEVGLITPPVGMNLFIINAMDRETPMTETYKAVMFFVGSDIVRVIILVMFPAITLFLLPS, from the coding sequence GTGAGTAACCTCGAATTAGGATTCTGGTCCTTCCCGATCTTGTTGATTATGGTCTTCATGCGCGCGCCGATTGGCCTTGCCATGCTTTTGTGTGGCTTTGCCGGATGGTATTTCGCCATGGGGGGTAACCCCAATGTCCTGCTGAACAAACTGAAGTCAGAGACCTATTCGCAATTCTCCAGCTATTCGCTGTCAATAATTCCGATGTTCTTGCTAATGGGGCAATTCGCGACGCTCTCGGGCATGTCCACGGCCTTGTTCAAAGCGGCCGAGAGCTTTCTGGGGCATCGTCGGGGCGGTGTCGCTATGGCGTCCGTCGGAGCCTGCGCCGGGTTTGGCGCGATTTGTGGCTCATCACTGGCGACGGCGGCCACCATGTCGAAAGTGGCGCTGCCGGAACTGCGTCGCTACGGGTACTCCGGCGGGTTCTCTACGGCGACGCTGGCGGCGGGCGGCACCTTGGGCATTCTGATCCCGCCCTCCGTCATCCTGGTGATCTATGCGATTCTGACCGAACAAAATATTGCAAAACTGTTTCTGGCGGCCTTCATCCCAGGCATCCTTGCTGCGCTCGGTTACATGTTGACCATTTCACTTTACGTGCGCCTCTACCCGAAATCCGCCGGGACCCGCGCGCCCCAACCAATGTCAGAACGTTGGGCGGCACTTGGTAAAACATGGCCCGTCTTGATGATTTTTGGCCTTGTGGTCGGTGGCATCTACCTTGGGTGGTTCACTCCAACAGAAGGTTCAGCCATCGGGGCGGCGGGCACCGGACTCGTGGCTCTTTTGTCGGGAAGCCTGAATTGGACGGTCTTCCGCGACAGCTTGTTTGGCACGGCGCGCACCACGGCCATGATCTTTTTCATTGTGCTGGGGGCCGGGTTTTACAATAGCTTTCTCGCTCTGTCCGGCGTGCCACAGTTCATGGCCGACTGGGTGCTCACCCAAGGCTTCAGCCCGTGGTTTGTGCTGTCGATCATCCTTGTGTTCTATTTGATCTTCGGGTGCCTGATGGACAGCTTGTCGATGATCCTGCTGACGGTGCCGATCTTCTTCCCGGTCATCTCGGCCATGGATTTTGGCATGTCACCAGAGCATGTGGCGATCTGGTTCGGCATTCTCGTCCTTATTGTCGTGGAGGTTGGACTGATCACACCGCCGGTCGGCATGAACCTGTTCATCATCAACGCCATGGACCGCGAAACCCCTATGACCGAAACCTATAAGGCGGTCATGTTTTTTGTGGGGTCGGACATCGTCCGAGTGATCATTCTGGTAATGTTCCCGGCGATAACGTTGTTTTTACTACCCTCCTGA